Proteins encoded within one genomic window of Nitrospina gracilis 3/211:
- a CDS encoding BatA domain-containing protein — translation MTYFQFANPWLFLLLLAIPWMVYQHYRNRPAAFPFSSLNTLRRILPSHVSFLVQLPLILRCLAVTLIVIALARPQEGRKSTEILTHGVDIMLALDTSASMQAMDFKKRINRSIA, via the coding sequence ATGACTTATTTCCAGTTTGCAAATCCGTGGCTGTTTCTTTTACTTCTGGCAATTCCATGGATGGTCTACCAGCATTACCGGAACCGCCCGGCGGCGTTCCCCTTTTCTTCCCTGAACACCCTGCGGCGCATCCTTCCCTCTCATGTTTCTTTCCTGGTGCAGTTGCCGTTGATTCTACGTTGCCTGGCGGTGACATTGATCGTCATCGCTCTTGCCCGCCCGCAGGAGGGGCGCAAAAGTACGGAGATTTTGACACACGGCGTGGATATCATGCTCGCGCTCGATACTTCAGCCAGCATGCAGGCGATGGACTTCAAAAAAAGGATCAACCGGTCGATCGCCTGA
- a CDS encoding VWA domain-containing protein produces MSEFIDGREFDRMGMVVFGNEAFTQCPLTLDHNILQEFLSRLDIGVAGDSTAIGSAIAIAVKRLKDLESKSKVIILLTDGRNNAGSIPPRQAAEIAATFGIKIYTVGVGTHGKVPFVFDGILGRQLIMQDVEMDEESLKEIADITNGKYFRAMDTDSLKKIYTQIDQLEKSEVKWIDHSEFKELFPYFLIPGLLLLITEFTLAQTRLRRIP; encoded by the coding sequence GTGAGCGAGTTCATTGACGGGCGGGAGTTTGACCGAATGGGTATGGTGGTATTCGGGAATGAGGCATTCACGCAGTGTCCGTTGACGCTGGACCACAACATACTGCAGGAGTTTTTAAGCCGGCTGGACATCGGTGTGGCGGGTGATTCCACCGCCATTGGCTCCGCGATTGCCATCGCGGTCAAACGGCTCAAGGACCTCGAATCCAAATCGAAAGTCATTATCCTGCTTACAGACGGACGAAACAACGCGGGAAGCATTCCACCCCGCCAGGCCGCCGAGATCGCCGCCACCTTCGGCATCAAGATTTACACTGTCGGTGTAGGCACCCACGGAAAAGTGCCGTTTGTGTTCGACGGAATTCTCGGCCGCCAACTGATCATGCAGGACGTTGAGATGGACGAGGAATCTCTGAAAGAAATCGCCGACATCACGAACGGCAAGTATTTCCGGGCCATGGACACCGACTCCCTCAAAAAGATATACACGCAGATCGATCAGCTCGAAAAATCCGAGGTGAAGTGGATCGATCACTCAGAGTTCAAGGAACTGTTTCCCTATTTCCTGATTCCGGGTCTGCTGTTGTTGATAACGGAATTCACGCTGGCTCAAACCCGCTTGA